The following coding sequences lie in one Rothia sp. SD9660Na genomic window:
- a CDS encoding HAD-IC family P-type ATPase encodes MSHAAPTHRVNVSTPPDSVLEAGGLTSEQVAERQTAGLVNTQNNATSRSTATIIRTHLFTMFNLVLGLCGLAVILVGSWLDTLFLLAAIANVVIGFTQEFSAKRQLDRIALLRRDPATALRDGKLVPVALDELVLDDVVLLRRGDQVPADAVVLTSDGLDLDESLLTGENDPVGKVPGDGVLSASSVIGGSGKVQLTAVGPTSRAAKITAEARQFTTIHSELRAGMERVVTWITWALVPIIAIVLNGQMQAAGGWQLALDSGTWRDALITSVSSVASMIPQGLALMTTISFAVASVKLARTEVLIQEQPAVEVLARVDTVCFDKTGTLTEGGVRFDSVRSLTGQVLWGEAGHQDAAADSRVKDGWAAALGWLGADQNANPTAAGLKEPFAEAADAAAPAGASTPAATGVLPFSSALRFSGVEFTGTGAWLLGAPEALLPKDSAARDLAGELAESGLRVLVLAHAPALLREPSGKVATRVPTGLEPQVLVIFREQVRSEAPETLAYFRSQGIDLKVFSGDNPRTVAAAAQAAGMDVSAGAVDASTLPESGPELVDAARTHAVFGRVSPEQKKNMVLGLREAGHVVAMTGDGINDALALKHADLGIAMGNAAPATKAVSRLVLLDGRFDRLPGVLAEGRKIIANIERVTNLFLTKTALAILLGLTLGVLCWKFPFLPRQYSTADLLIVGGPAFFLTMLPNTRRYVSGFLGRALHYALPAAVIITAVLVFVNGYGHALAGVTRSEIQTATFIALVLMGIYNITTVVRPVRGVRLAIVAAMYAGLALVLLLPPSLWYHQFTIPTGAYLLATLGSAALGCLAIEINLRLHTAWLRAKHPQVLAQG; translated from the coding sequence ATGTCTCACGCCGCGCCTACCCACCGCGTGAATGTGAGCACCCCACCAGATAGCGTTCTAGAGGCCGGTGGGCTCACCAGCGAGCAGGTCGCTGAGCGCCAAACCGCTGGGCTGGTCAACACGCAGAATAATGCGACCTCCCGCTCCACCGCCACCATTATTCGCACCCATCTTTTCACCATGTTTAACCTGGTGCTGGGCCTCTGCGGGCTGGCGGTGATTCTGGTGGGTTCCTGGCTCGATACCCTTTTCCTTTTGGCTGCTATTGCCAACGTCGTCATCGGTTTTACCCAGGAGTTCTCGGCCAAGCGCCAGCTCGACCGCATAGCCCTGCTACGCCGCGACCCGGCTACCGCCCTGCGCGATGGCAAGCTAGTGCCGGTTGCCCTCGATGAGCTGGTCCTCGATGATGTGGTTCTGCTCAGGCGCGGGGATCAGGTGCCTGCTGATGCAGTGGTGCTCACCAGCGATGGGCTGGACCTTGATGAGTCCCTGCTGACCGGCGAAAACGACCCTGTGGGCAAGGTGCCGGGGGACGGCGTCCTGTCGGCTTCCTCCGTGATTGGTGGGTCGGGCAAGGTGCAGCTGACGGCGGTGGGGCCTACCTCCCGCGCCGCGAAGATTACGGCCGAAGCCCGCCAGTTCACCACCATCCATTCGGAGCTCCGGGCGGGTATGGAACGGGTGGTCACCTGGATTACCTGGGCCCTGGTTCCCATCATCGCAATTGTGCTGAACGGGCAGATGCAGGCCGCTGGCGGCTGGCAGCTGGCCCTTGATTCCGGTACCTGGCGCGATGCCCTGATTACCTCTGTCTCGTCGGTCGCCTCCATGATTCCCCAGGGCCTGGCCCTGATGACCACCATTTCCTTTGCCGTGGCATCGGTCAAGCTGGCCCGCACCGAGGTGCTGATTCAGGAGCAGCCCGCCGTTGAGGTGCTGGCCCGCGTCGACACCGTCTGCTTCGATAAGACCGGTACCCTGACCGAGGGCGGGGTGCGCTTTGATTCGGTTCGCTCCCTGACCGGGCAGGTGCTCTGGGGGGAGGCCGGGCATCAGGACGCTGCCGCCGATTCCCGGGTTAAGGACGGCTGGGCTGCCGCCCTGGGCTGGTTAGGGGCCGACCAGAACGCTAACCCCACCGCGGCTGGCCTGAAAGAGCCCTTTGCTGAGGCAGCGGACGCCGCAGCCCCTGCCGGTGCCAGCACCCCGGCTGCTACCGGCGTCCTGCCCTTCTCATCTGCCCTGCGCTTTAGCGGCGTAGAGTTCACTGGCACCGGTGCCTGGCTACTCGGTGCCCCCGAGGCGCTTTTACCCAAGGACTCTGCTGCCCGCGACCTGGCCGGTGAGCTGGCAGAAAGCGGGCTGCGTGTGCTGGTGCTGGCCCACGCCCCCGCCCTACTGCGCGAGCCTTCCGGCAAGGTAGCCACCCGGGTTCCTACCGGTCTTGAGCCCCAGGTTCTGGTGATTTTCCGGGAGCAGGTACGATCCGAGGCCCCCGAGACCCTGGCCTACTTCAGAAGCCAGGGTATCGACCTAAAGGTCTTCTCTGGCGATAACCCCCGCACGGTAGCGGCCGCAGCTCAAGCCGCCGGTATGGACGTCTCAGCCGGTGCGGTCGATGCCTCAACCCTGCCCGAGAGCGGCCCTGAGCTGGTAGACGCTGCCCGCACCCACGCCGTCTTTGGCCGCGTTTCACCAGAGCAGAAGAAGAACATGGTGCTGGGTCTGCGCGAAGCTGGCCACGTGGTAGCGATGACCGGTGACGGTATCAATGACGCCCTAGCCCTCAAACACGCAGATTTAGGCATTGCCATGGGTAACGCCGCCCCAGCCACCAAGGCAGTCTCCCGCCTAGTGCTCCTCGATGGCCGCTTTGACCGCCTGCCCGGCGTGCTGGCGGAGGGACGAAAGATTATTGCCAATATCGAGCGGGTCACCAACCTCTTCCTCACCAAGACCGCCCTCGCTATTCTGTTAGGCCTGACTCTGGGTGTACTCTGCTGGAAGTTCCCCTTCCTACCACGTCAGTACTCCACCGCCGACCTGCTCATTGTGGGTGGCCCCGCCTTCTTCCTGACCATGCTGCCCAACACCCGCCGCTACGTCAGCGGCTTCTTAGGCAGGGCCCTGCACTATGCCCTACCGGCGGCCGTCATCATTACGGCGGTACTGGTCTTCGTCAACGGCTACGGGCACGCTCTCGCCGGGGTAACTAGGTCAGAAATTCAGACCGCCACCTTTATTGCCCTTGTGCTCATGGGTATCTACAACATCACCACGGTCGTGCGGCCCGTGCGCGGCGTCCGCCTGGCTATTGTGGCAGCCATGTACGCCGGCCTGGCCCTGGTACTCCTACTCCCCCCCTCGCTCTGGTACCATCAGTTCACCATTCCCACCGGGGCATACTTGCTAGCCACTCTAGGCTCAGCTGCCCTGGGCTGCCTGGCTATCGAAATCAACCTGCGCCTGCACACCGCCTGGTTGCGAGCCAAACACCCCCAGGTACTTGCGCAGGGCTAA
- a CDS encoding glucose PTS transporter subunit IIA yields the protein MNNPQMGEKILEGLGGPENISHFTHCATRLRVTPKSNSAVDRTKIENIPGVLSIIEQSGQTQVVLGDKVESVYNEMLKLPGMGSVGENSSKGAVATDEKKAGALTRVFDVLSDSFRPILWALLGTSMILTLIVFLQQLGYFGQYTDLTGQVVNIDIVNGPRLADADAAAAMLNEWRAAFPFWFIMLAASLSVLQFMPIMLGATAAKRLGANMWVGAAIPAALMTGTFQGFADIAVDGVVRVPFLGLDLPLYVMNYTGQIFPPLFAAALLAPLERFLKKVIPTMLHMVFVPMLSVMILVPLTAFLIGPIGIKFALAISDFIGGVNEIAPWLVGGLIAGLYLFMVPLGLHWPLNAVMINNLQTDGVDFIQSPMGAYNFAVFGVVTGVAIVARRNKELRQTAVGAAASGLLGGISEPSLYGIVLRYKRVFPLILVPAIIGGATISALGVKSYAFAFTSLISIPAMQPWYLYVIGLAIAFFGAMAGVLIFGYESKDQKAEAAAKAAAVAETGIGESAAEATTPGAAEKRTEVAAATAAAAPVAVAEKQDAAPWAAEEAAAPAAGTVLTMASPMEGQAVPLSETPDPIFAAEKLGKGAAIVPTGNTVVAPAAGKVSVTMPSGHAVGLKLDNGVELLIHVGIDTVNLNGEGFDVKVEKGQRVAPGDILLTFDPEIIKNAGYSLVTPVLVTNTNRFAEVEGATGAVQPGSELLKVTTK from the coding sequence GTGAACAACCCACAGATGGGCGAAAAGATTCTCGAAGGCCTGGGCGGCCCCGAGAACATTTCGCACTTTACCCACTGCGCCACCCGCCTGCGCGTGACCCCCAAGTCCAACAGCGCTGTAGACCGCACTAAGATCGAAAACATCCCCGGCGTGCTCTCCATCATCGAGCAGTCCGGCCAGACCCAGGTCGTCCTCGGCGACAAGGTCGAATCCGTCTACAACGAAATGCTCAAGCTGCCCGGTATGGGCTCCGTGGGCGAAAACTCCTCCAAGGGCGCTGTAGCCACCGACGAGAAGAAGGCCGGCGCCCTAACCCGCGTCTTCGACGTGCTCTCAGACTCCTTCCGCCCCATCCTCTGGGCGCTGCTGGGCACCTCCATGATCCTGACCCTGATCGTCTTCCTGCAGCAGCTGGGCTACTTCGGTCAGTACACCGACCTCACCGGCCAGGTCGTTAACATCGATATCGTCAACGGCCCCCGCCTGGCTGATGCCGATGCCGCAGCCGCCATGCTCAACGAGTGGCGCGCAGCCTTCCCCTTCTGGTTCATCATGCTGGCAGCCTCCCTGTCAGTCCTGCAGTTCATGCCCATCATGCTGGGTGCAACCGCCGCCAAGCGCCTTGGCGCTAACATGTGGGTCGGCGCGGCTATCCCCGCAGCCCTCATGACCGGCACCTTCCAGGGCTTTGCAGACATCGCCGTAGACGGCGTCGTCCGCGTCCCCTTCCTGGGTCTTGACCTGCCCTTGTACGTCATGAACTACACTGGCCAGATCTTCCCGCCCCTCTTCGCAGCAGCCCTGCTGGCTCCTCTGGAGCGCTTCTTGAAGAAGGTCATCCCCACTATGCTGCACATGGTCTTCGTGCCCATGCTCTCCGTCATGATTCTGGTGCCTCTAACAGCCTTCCTCATTGGCCCCATCGGCATCAAGTTCGCTCTGGCTATCTCTGACTTCATCGGCGGCGTCAACGAAATCGCCCCCTGGCTGGTCGGTGGCCTCATCGCAGGTCTCTACCTCTTCATGGTTCCCCTGGGTCTGCACTGGCCCCTGAACGCCGTCATGATTAACAACCTGCAGACCGACGGCGTAGACTTCATCCAGTCCCCCATGGGCGCCTACAACTTCGCTGTCTTCGGCGTTGTCACCGGTGTTGCTATCGTGGCTCGCCGCAACAAGGAACTGCGCCAGACCGCTGTCGGTGCGGCTGCCTCGGGTCTGCTCGGTGGTATCTCCGAGCCCTCCCTCTACGGTATCGTCCTGCGCTACAAGCGCGTCTTCCCCCTGATTCTGGTCCCCGCCATCATCGGTGGTGCCACCATCTCAGCCCTGGGTGTTAAGTCCTACGCCTTCGCCTTCACCTCGCTGATTTCTATCCCCGCAATGCAGCCCTGGTACCTCTACGTGATTGGTCTGGCCATCGCCTTCTTCGGCGCTATGGCAGGTGTACTGATCTTCGGCTACGAATCTAAGGATCAGAAGGCTGAAGCTGCCGCCAAGGCTGCAGCCGTTGCAGAAACCGGCATTGGCGAGTCAGCCGCTGAGGCAACCACCCCCGGCGCTGCTGAAAAGCGCACCGAAGTTGCTGCCGCCACCGCAGCCGCAGCCCCCGTTGCAGTTGCTGAAAAGCAGGACGCCGCCCCCTGGGCAGCTGAAGAGGCAGCAGCACCCGCAGCAGGCACCGTCCTGACCATGGCATCCCCCATGGAAGGCCAGGCAGTTCCCCTGTCCGAGACCCCCGACCCCATCTTTGCCGCCGAAAAGCTCGGCAAGGGCGCGGCTATCGTCCCCACCGGCAACACCGTGGTAGCCCCCGCCGCCGGTAAGGTCTCCGTCACCATGCCCTCCGGCCACGCCGTAGGCCTGAAGCTCGACAACGGTGTAGAACTGCTCATTCACGTGGGTATCGACACCGTCAACCTGAACGGCGAAGGCTTCGACGTGAAGGTTGAAAAGGGCCAGCGCGTTGCCCCCGGCGATATCCTGCTGACCTTCGACCCCGAGATCATTAAGAACGCCGGCTACTCCCTGGTAACCCCCGTTCTGGTCACCAACACCAACCGCTTCGCTGAGGTTGAGGGCGCTACCGGCGCCGTCCAGCCCGGCTCTGAGCTGCTGAAGGTTACCACCAAGTAA
- a CDS encoding GNAT family N-acetyltransferase: MFTVKSFYDLTLDELNEIYLLRGLVFVVGQKITEENEIDRADRQALHFFHANERGEVLAYLRLFDLATFSDEAHPAEPGAWTLGRVAVHPDARGTGLGRSLLDEALTWIEENTEAERISISAQAYLAGSYYGAAGFEVVGEPYLEAGIEHVRMVRPIER, from the coding sequence ATGTTTACCGTGAAATCCTTTTATGACCTGACTCTTGATGAACTCAACGAGATTTACCTGCTGCGCGGGCTGGTCTTTGTGGTGGGCCAGAAGATTACCGAAGAGAACGAGATTGACCGGGCAGACCGGCAGGCCCTGCACTTCTTCCATGCCAATGAGCGCGGTGAGGTGCTGGCCTACCTGCGGCTTTTTGATTTGGCTACCTTCTCTGACGAGGCCCACCCGGCAGAGCCCGGCGCCTGGACGTTGGGGCGGGTGGCGGTACACCCGGACGCCCGCGGCACCGGCTTGGGCCGCAGCCTACTAGATGAGGCATTGACCTGGATTGAAGAGAATACTGAGGCCGAACGTATCTCTATTAGCGCCCAGGCCTACCTGGCGGGGAGCTACTACGGGGCGGCAGGCTTTGAGGTTGTGGGGGAGCCCTACCTTGAAGCGGGTATCGAGCACGTGCGCATGGTGCGCCCCATCGAGCGATAG
- a CDS encoding ABC transporter family substrate-binding protein — translation MRKTRISSALGLSAVAALALSACASSDTGASSTSGTDAAASDKSVSIAITNVFSSLNVGTAEGNSDTNGIINQMTNRGFYTITNTFDIRHNEWFGTYSMTEEGEGIKVDYKVNDDQKWSDGNDIDKGDLLLAWATQSGHFDSEDGELTYFDFAGETTGLGGAEVPVVSEDGRSISFTYPKAFADWEIAYDIDKPAHVVAELAGMTEDELIETIETATPGEENENLRKIADAWNTGYNTTTLPSNEALTVGNGPYLVTAVEENQSVTLTANPNYQGDKKPAIGEVVLKVQGDVATQIQALQNGEVNAVAPQASIDTVSQLEALSGVVTETQPDQAYDHLDLNVKEGSPFADENVRKAFLLTVPRQDIVDKLIKPMDANAEVLNSQLYVASDAENYAKTVKSNNSSEYPSDDMDANIEKAKELLGGQTPTIRILYNNKNSNRINSFQMIKESAEKAGFVVVDAGSEQWSSLLPGGDYEASIFGWVSSGVGNSSLGQIFKTGSSSNFTGYSNATVDAAADEIMTTTDTARIEELKMQADGEIFKDGYGLPLFQSIAVTSVSDTITGVEPKPGQQPLTWNIEEWDIAE, via the coding sequence ATGCGCAAGACCCGCATTTCCTCAGCTCTCGGCCTCTCAGCTGTAGCTGCCCTGGCTCTCTCAGCCTGCGCCAGCTCCGACACCGGCGCCTCCAGCACCTCAGGCACCGACGCAGCTGCATCAGACAAGTCAGTTTCAATTGCTATCACCAACGTTTTCTCCTCACTGAACGTAGGCACCGCTGAAGGTAACTCAGACACCAACGGCATCATCAATCAGATGACCAACCGTGGCTTCTACACCATCACCAATACCTTCGACATCCGCCACAACGAGTGGTTCGGTACCTACTCCATGACTGAAGAGGGCGAAGGCATCAAGGTTGACTACAAAGTCAATGACGACCAGAAGTGGTCAGATGGCAACGACATCGACAAGGGTGACCTGCTCCTGGCATGGGCTACCCAGTCCGGTCACTTCGACAGCGAAGACGGCGAACTCACCTACTTCGACTTCGCAGGTGAAACCACTGGCCTCGGCGGCGCAGAGGTCCCCGTTGTGAGCGAAGACGGCCGCTCCATCTCCTTCACCTACCCCAAGGCTTTCGCTGACTGGGAAATCGCTTACGACATCGACAAGCCCGCCCACGTTGTCGCTGAGCTGGCCGGCATGACCGAAGATGAGCTCATTGAGACCATCGAGACCGCAACCCCCGGTGAAGAGAACGAGAACCTGCGCAAGATTGCAGACGCTTGGAACACCGGCTACAACACCACCACCCTCCCCTCCAACGAAGCCCTGACCGTGGGCAACGGCCCCTATCTGGTCACCGCCGTTGAAGAGAACCAGTCAGTGACCCTGACCGCCAACCCCAACTACCAGGGCGACAAGAAGCCCGCCATCGGTGAGGTTGTGCTCAAGGTTCAGGGCGACGTTGCCACCCAGATTCAGGCTCTGCAGAACGGCGAAGTCAACGCTGTTGCCCCCCAGGCCTCCATCGACACCGTCTCACAGCTTGAAGCTCTGAGCGGCGTTGTCACCGAAACTCAGCCTGACCAGGCTTACGACCACCTCGACCTGAACGTCAAGGAAGGCTCACCCTTTGCTGACGAGAACGTCCGCAAGGCCTTCCTGCTGACCGTTCCCCGCCAGGACATCGTCGACAAGCTGATCAAGCCCATGGACGCCAACGCTGAGGTTCTGAACTCCCAGCTCTACGTAGCCTCCGACGCTGAGAACTACGCCAAGACCGTTAAGTCCAACAACTCCTCTGAGTACCCCTCAGACGACATGGACGCCAACATCGAGAAGGCTAAGGAACTGCTGGGTGGCCAGACCCCCACCATCCGAATCCTCTACAACAACAAGAATTCCAACCGCATCAACTCCTTCCAGATGATCAAGGAATCCGCTGAGAAGGCAGGCTTCGTGGTTGTTGACGCCGGTAGCGAGCAGTGGTCATCACTTCTTCCCGGTGGTGACTACGAGGCGTCCATCTTCGGCTGGGTTTCCTCAGGTGTAGGTAACTCCTCACTGGGCCAGATCTTCAAGACCGGTTCATCCTCCAACTTCACCGGCTACTCCAACGCAACCGTTGACGCAGCAGCCGATGAAATCATGACCACCACCGACACCGCCCGCATCGAAGAACTGAAGATGCAGGCAGACGGCGAAATCTTCAAGGACGGCTACGGTCTGCCCCTCTTCCAGTCCATCGCTGTTACCTCGGTTTCAGACACCATCACCGGTGTAGAGCCCAAGCCCGGTCAGCAGCCCCTGACCTGGAACATCGAAGAGTGGGACATCGCAGAGTAA